The sequence below is a genomic window from Acidobacteriota bacterium.
GCAGGACGGGCGGCTCTTCGCCGACCCTCAACCGGGGAGTCACGTCGGAGGGAAGGTCCGCTTCGCCCTGCGCTTCATCGGTGACGACGGGCGGCTGCACGTCGGGGCGGCCGAGTGCGTCGTGCGCGTCTCGGGACCGATGGCCCGCCTGGCGCACGACGTCGAGCGCGGCCACGTCCTGCGCCCCGAGGACATCGAGGTGGTCCACGCCGACGTCGGGCGCATGCCGCTGCAGCCGCTCGACGGGGCGGTCGTGGGCCACCGGACGCGACGCGCCCTGCGGATGGGCGAACACCTGCGCGCGGCTCTCGTCGAGCAGGTGTCGCTCGTGCGCAGCGGCGATCGGCTGGTGGTGCGCGTCCGCGTCGGCGAGGTCGAGGTCACGACGACGGCGATCGCGTCGCAGCACGGCCAGGTAGGAGAGATCATCCGGGCGGTGAACGCCGACACGGGACGCCGGCTGCGGGTGCGCGTCACTGGGCCGGCCGAAGGAGAGGTCATCCATGCATCCTAGGCGTCGCCCGTCGGCGGTGCTCGTTGTCGCGGCACTCGTCGTCTTCGGCGTGGCACACGCGTCCGCCCAGGCGCGCGGCGACAAGCCGCCACGCCCGAGCGACAACTACGACGAGCTCTATCACCGGTACCTCAGCGAGGCCCGCGCGACGGAGCGCGGCCCGGTGGACGGCCCGCCGGCGTTCCACTGGATGAGCGGCCTGGCGTTCGATCCGAGAGCGCGGGCCGTGAACGACCTCCTCACGATCCGCATCGTCGAGAACATCGAGGCGATTGGATCGGCCGATTCGGCACTCAGCAAGAACAGCAGCGCGACCGCGTCGGTGACCAAGCTGTTCGGTCTCGAGACGAAGTTCCCCGACTGGCTCGACCCCACGAACCTGGCCAACCCGCGGAGTGATTCCCAGTTCAAGGGCAGCGGCGCCACGAGCCGGTCGAGCGAGCTGACGGCGACCATGACGGCGCGCGTGGTCGAGGTCCTGCCAAACGGCGACCTGGTGCTCGAGGGGGCTCGCGAGATCGACATCAACGGCGATCGTCAGATCATCGTCCTGACCGGGGTCGTCCGTCCGAACGACATCGGGCGCAACAACGTGGTGATGTCGCCGGCCATCGGACAGCTCCGCATCCGGTACTTCGGGCGAGGGCTCATTCGCGACAACCTGCAACCGGGATGGCTGGTGCGGGTCCTGAACAAGGTGTTCTGACGTGCGGCACGAGGTGACGACATGCGACGCGTGATCGCGCTCATGGCGGTGGTGGCGGCGATGGCTTGGCTCGCGCCGGGCGCAAGCGCCGGAACGGGCGGCGTGGTGCGCGTCAAGGACGTGGCCACACTCCACGGCGTGCAGCCGATGCCGCTCATCGGGTACGGGCTCGTCGTCGGCCTGAACAAGACCGGCGACCGGCGGCAGACGATTTTCTCCGCGCAGACGCTGGCCAACATGCTCGAGAAGCTCGGCGTGGTCGTGCCGGGACAGCAGATCAAGGTGGAGAACATCGCGGCGGTACTGGTCACCGCGGAGTTGCCACCGTTTGCGAGGCCGGGGGCCCGCCTCGACCTGACCGTCTCGGCGATTGGCGACGCCCGCAGCCTGCAGGGCGGGACGTTGATTGCGACGCCGCTGCGCGGGCCGGATGGTTCGGTCCACGCCCTCGCGCAGGGACCGCTCACGCTCGGGGGATTCGGCGGGGGGACGGGAGGCAACTCCGTCCAGGTCAACCACCTGACAGCCGGGCGCGTGCCCAACGGCGGTCTCGTGCAGGTGGGCCAGAACGCCGTGCTGCCCGACACGGGCCTCCTGATGCTGTCGCTGCTCGAGCCGGACTACGCCACGGCGAGCCGCCTCGCCGACGCGATTGCGGGCGAGTTCGGCCGTGGCGCCGCGCGCGCCGTCGATCCGGCGACGGTGGCCGTCACCGTGCCCGCGGAGTTCCGCGGCGCCGTCGCGGACCTCATGGCCCGCCTCGAGCCGTTGACGCTCGACGTCGACGTGCCCGCCCGGGTGGTCATCAACGAACGAACCGGAACGGTCGTCGTCGGGGCGAACGTGCGCATCGGGACCGCCGCCGTCGCCCACGGCAACCTCTCCGTCAGGATCAGCACCCGCTACGCCGTATCGCAGCCGGCGCCCTTCTCCGACCGCGGCGAGACCATCGTGGTGCCCGACGAGCAGGTTGAGGTCGAGGAAACGGACGCGCGGCTCGTGACGCTTTCCGAAGGGACCACGCTCGACGCCGTCGTGCGGGCCCTGAACGCGCTCGGGGCGACGCCGCGAGACGTCATCGCCATCATGCAGGCCCTCAAGGCGGCCGGCGCCCTGCGGGCGGATCTCGTCATCATCTGACCCCTGGAGCGGCGAGCGGACCGGGCTGACGCACCCATGTCGATCGACCTCCTGCAGAACGTTCCGGTGCCGCTTCGCACCGAGTCCCGGCCGGGCGAGGCCCCGAGCGAGGCGGAGCGCGCGCGCCTGTCGGCCATCGCCCAGGAGTTCGAGGCGATGCTCATGCTGCAGATGGTGCGCCAGATGCGGCAGTCGCTGCTCGACGAGCAGGACGACCAGGGACTCGGCCTGGGGCGCTCGACGATGACGGACACCATCGACGTCGAGTTGGCGCGGCATCTCGCGGCCGCCGGCGGGCTCGGTCTGGCGCGAGGCATCGAGGAGGGACTCTGGAAGGCCGCACGGCCGGGGGATGGGGGAGCCGGGCTCGTGCCAGCGGGAGGCCGGCCCGATGCGATCGGTCGCGGTCGAGGTCCCGTCACCCTCCCGGCCCTGGGTGTCGGTCCGTCGACCGTTCTGCCGAGCGCCACCACGGGGCCGCCGAGTGCCGCGGCGTCGAACGGCGAAGCGGCCTTTCGAGTGCCGCTGGCTGAACGCGTCAGTTCGGCCTTCGGCTGGCGCAGCGACCCGTTCCACGGCCAGCACCGCTTCCACGGGGGCATCGACATCGCGGCGGCCTACGGGCGCGAAGTGCCGACGGCCGCGCCCGGGCGGGTGGTCTTTGCTGGAGAACAGGGCGCCTACGGACTGCTGGTCACGGTCGCGCACGCCGACGGCGTGACGACCCGCTACGCGCACCTGTCGTCGGTCGATGTGAAGGTTGGCCAGGAACTTGCTGCAGGTCAGGTGGTTGGCCGCGTCGGGCAGACTGGCCGGGCGACCGGCCCGCACCTGCACTTCGAGGTGCTGGTCGACGGCCGCCGGGTCGATCCGGTGCTCGTCGCCGAGGGGCGTGTGCCCGGGTTAAAGTCTCTCGGGCCGGGTGTCGATTACCCCTCCGACCGGGTCCAGGTGTCGGCTGGTCCGGCGAATGGAGATGACCATGAAGATTGACGGCAACCGCCCAGACCAGCTCGGGGCGGCCAACCAGGCCGAGGCGGCGGAGCGCGCCCAGCAGAACCGGACCACGCGGGCCGGCCGGCCTGGGGGCGACAACGCGGACCGCGTCGACCTGTCGCCCGATGCCCGCCTGCTCAACTCGGCCGTGGCGGCCGTGAAGGCCGCGCCCGACATTCGGCTCGATGTCGTCGAGCGCGCCAAACAGAAACTCGCGGTCGGAGAACTGGGCAACGACCCGCTTCGCCTCGCCGATCGCATGATCGACAGCCTGCTGTCACGGTAGCCGCCCGGCGGCGGTGCCCGGACGGCCGGCCCTCAGGGAGTCGCTCGTGACTGCTGCCGTTTCCGGTCCGGTTGCCGCGCTCGACGGCCTGCGCGAGGCCCTCGACGCCGTCGCGGAGGCGCTCGTGGCCGCCAGGCCCGACGACCTGCTCGCCGTCGAGGGACAGCTGGCCGCTGCGGTCGGCCGTCTGCCGTCGATGCTTCCGGCCACCCTCCTTCCAGACGACCGCCGACTCCTTCGCGACCGCGTCGCGCGAGCGCACGCCGCGCTGATTCGTTGCCGGCGCCTGGGCGCCTCGCTCGGCCAGCTCGTCGAGACGACGCTCGCGGCGCACGGGCTCGCCGGCGGGTACGATCGGGGCGGCCTCGGGGCCACCGTCACCGCGCGCGTCGGCGCGCTCGACACGAGGGGCTAGATGTCTCTGTTCGGCATGCTCTCCGCGGCGGCGCGCTCGCTCGACACGCATCGATTCGGCCTCGACGTCGTCGGCCAGAACATCGCCAACGTCAACACCCAGGGGTACACCAGGCGGGTCGCGTTACTGGCCGACGTGCCGCCGCCCGACCGGTACAGTGCCGGTCGCGGCGTCGAGGTGACCGGGTTGCGGGCCCTGCGCGACCGCTTCATCGAACAGCGCCTCAGGGCCGAGGTGCCAGCCGAGCAGCGCGAGGCGGCGGTTGCCGCGTCGCTCAGTGTCGTCGAGGTGGCGCTCGGGGCCCCTGGCCGCTCGATCGACAAGAACCTCAACGACTTCTTCGACGGCTTCGCGCGCCTGGCCGAGGCGCCGACGTCGGCGACGGCTCGCCAGGAGGTCGTGCTCCAGGGGCAGACGCTCGCGGCGGCCTTTCGCGACATGGCGGCCCGCCTCGAGGCCTCGCAGCGCGATACCGACACGCGCGTGCGCGCCTCCGTCGACCAGATCAACGATCTCGCGACGCGCATCGCCCGGCTGAACGCCTCGTTGTCGGGCGTGCCGCCCGGCAGCGGCGAAGCGCTCCACCTGCGCGACCAGGTGAACCTCGCGGTGCAGGACCTGAGCCGTCTCGTCGAGGTCGAGGCCATCGAGCGGCCGGACGGGGGATGGGACGTGTCGGTGGCCAGCGGCAAGCCGCTCGTCATCGGCGAGAACGCCTACCACCTGTCGGTGTCGACCGACCCGGCGACCGGGTTCGCGGGCGTTCTCGCGGTGGACGGTGCAGACATCACGGCGCAGGTCCGTACCGGAGCGCTCGGCGGCTACCTCCACGTGCGTGACGGGCTCGTGCCCCAGTATCAGGCGGCGCTCGACGAGCTGGCCTACATCGTGGCGGAGAGCGTCAACGCCCTGCACGCCGGGGGCTTCGATGTGAACGGTGATCCGGGCGGCGTGTTCTTCACGATCAACGTCACGCCCGTGCCGGGCTTCCCGCACCGCGGGGCGGCCGCGAGCCTGGCGGTGGACGCCGCGCTCACCGCGCCTGGAGGCGAGTCGCGCGTGGCCGCGTCCGCCACTGGGGAAGTCGGCGACAACGAGGTGGCGAGGGCGCTGGCCCGGCTGCGTGAGGAGCCGGTGCTCGGCGGCGGGACGGCGACGTTCAACGACGGCTGGGCGCAGCTCGTGTATCGCGTCGGGCGCGACACGTCAGCCGCCTTCGACGAGCAGCACATCCGCAGTGAAGTGCTGCGTCAGGTCGAGAACCTGCGTGACGCCGTCTCCGGCGTCTCGCTCGACGAGGAAGCGGCCGACATGCTCCGGTTCCAGCGCGCGTACGAAGCCAATGCGCGGTTCTTCCGGTCGGTCGACGACACGTTGTCGGTGCTGATGCGGATGGTCGGCGCCTGAGGCCGGCCGGGTCCGGCACCCCGGGGCATGACGATGCGAGTGACCTTCAACACGGCGTTTCGTAACGGGATCCGCGACATCAACCGGGCGGCCGAGGAGATGATCAAGCGCCAGCGCGAGGTGTCGTCGCAGCGCCGGGTCCACGTGCCGAGCGACGACCCCTCGGCGGCGTCGGCGATCGTCGGCGAACGCAACCAGATGCGTGGCGTCGACCAGTACGTCAGTACGTCCAACTCCGTCGAGTCGCGACTGCGCGTCGTCGATACGATCCTCTCGGATGTCATCAAGAACCTCACCGCGGCGCAGACCACGGCCGCGGCCGGCCGCAGCACGGTGCTCAGTGCGACGCAGCGCCAGGCGCTGGCACTCGAGGTGCGCGGCATCCGCGACGCGCTGCTCGCCGACGTGAACGCCGAGTACGGCGGCAGTCATCTGTTCTCGGGCACGCGCACGACCACCGCGCCCTTCACGCGCGACGGGGCCGGCACCATCGGACCCTACGCCGGCAACGCCGAGGCGGCGCGGCTCGACATCGATCGTTCGCGCGAGGTGGAGGTCACCTTCGACGGGGGCGCGCTCGTCGGCGATTTGTTCGATAGCCTCGACACCCTCGCGGCGGCCATCGAGGCGGGCGACATGCCGGCCATCGACGCCGGCATGGAGCGGCTCAACGAGGCGTTCGACCGCGCGACCCGCCTCCAGAGTCGCGTCGGGAACACGCTCGGCGATCTCGACGATCATCGCGCCCGGCTCGACCAGATGAAGCGGGCCAGCGACGTCCGGCGCTCGCAGCTCGAAGACGCGAACCTCGTCGAATCGATCAGCGCCATGCAGCAGGCGGAGACGGCGCATCGCGCCGCGCTCGGGGCCTTCAGCAACGCGGCGCGCCTGTCGCTCCTCGATTACCTCCGGTGACGACGACCATGGAGACTTCCTCAACGGCGGCCCCCGATCTGCGCGTGTCGAGCCCCTTTGGCGAGTACGTGGTGGACCCTCGCGACGTGGTCGCATTTCCCTCGGGCGTCCCGGGATTCGAGACCTGCCGCCGGTTCGTCCTGCTGTCGTCGCCTTCGTTCGCGCCGATGCAGCTGCTCCAGTCGGTCGAGGGGCCGGCCGCATCGTTTCTCGTCATCGATCCTCGGCTCGTGCTGCCTCAGTTTCGCGCGGTGGTCGGGCACACCGACCTCGCACGGCTCGGCGCCACCGAGACCACGGTGCTGTTGTGGCTCTCGCTCGTGTCGTTCGACTCGTCTGGGCAGGCCTACGCCAACCTGCGGGCGCCGATCGTGATCAACCCCGAGCGGATGCTCGGTTACCAGGTGATGCCGCACAACAGCTTGTACCCCATGCGACATCCCCTCGCCTCGGAGTGAGGTGCGCCGGTGCTGGTGTTCACCCGCAAGCGCAACGAGACCATCATGATCGGCGATGGGGTCGAGGTCCGCGTCCTGCGCATCGGCCGCGAGGGCGTCCGGCTCGGCGTGTCGGCGCCGCCCGACGTCCCAGTGCATCGCCGCGAGATCTACGACCAGATTCGTGACGAGAACCGGCGCGCCGTCCCGTCCGCCGATGCGGCCGCCCAGCTGGCCGAGCGCCTGCGCCGGGCGCCGATGGCGGTCAAGGGCACGGAGTAGGTCCGTGCCGGTCGTCGACTGGCGCGAAGTCGACCAGGGGCGCATGGCGTCGCTCTTCGACCGCGAGGCCGCCCGCTGGCGCGAGCGTCTGGACTGGGACTACGCACCGACGCGCCGCATGGCCGACGGCGCGCGCTCGGCCGGTTCGCTGCCCGGCTTCGTCGCCCTCGACGATCGGTCGGGGAACGTCACCGGCTGGACGTTCTTCCTCGTCCACCGCGGCGCCCTGCAGATCGGGGCGCTGGTCGCGGAACGGGCGGACGTGGTCCGGTTGCTGCTCGATCGCGTCCTCGACTCGCCCGAAGCTTCCCTCGCCCAGCGTTACCAGGTGTTCGGATTCCCCGTGAGCGGGAGTCTCGAGGTCGCGCTGCTTCGGCGCCGGTTCGTCGTCGAGCCGTACCACTACCTGGCGAGCGGACTCTCCGGGCTCATGGCCGCCGGTGAGGCGCCGCTCGACGCGGCGACGGCGGTGAGCACCGACGATCTGCCCCGGGCGGCGCGGCTGCTGGCCCGCGCGTATGCTGGCTCGGCCTCGGCCAGGGTCTTCGCCCCGGGAGGACGCCTCGACGAGTGGGCCGGATACCTCGGCCAGCTTCGGCACACCGAAGCCTGCGGCCGCTGGATGCCGGAGGCGTGCCTCGCCGTGCGTCATCCCCACGACGATCGCCTCACCGCCCTGGTCGTGACCACGCGCATCGCCGAGCGGACCGCGCACATCGCGCAGATCGTGGTCGACCCGCTCGAACGGGCTCGAGGACTCGGCACGGCGCTCGTGCGTGCCGCGGCGGGCGCAGCCGCACGGGCCGGCACGACCCGTCTCTCACTGCTCGTCGCCAGCCACAACGCGGCGGCGCGGTCGCTCTACGCCAGACTCGGCTTCGCCGAGCAGGCGACGTTCCTGTTCGCCGACCGTCCTCGTCTGACTCGAGGGGCGGGTCTGCCGCAACTCGCGAGCGGCGCGACCTCGCCCGCGCCGACCGCCGTGGCGGACGCGGCGCAGGCGTGATGGTGGCGCCGCCGACGTGGCGGCGCGCACCTGACGCCTCGCGCCGGCCACCAGTCTGGCGGCCGGCGAGCGGGGTACCGAAGCCGAGGTGGGCAGATCAGCCGCGACGGTCCACGAGCTCCGCGCTCGCGGCCGTGTCGCTCGTGACGCGGCGGTAGGCGGCCAGCGTCGCCTCGCCAGCTTCCAGGTCTTTCGCCAGGTCTCGCTTGGTCCTGGCGTCGAGCTCGAGCTGCGCGAGGGTGCGGTGGTCGACCTCGGCGATGGCGTCGAGGCGCGTGCGGGCCAGTCGGTGCCGCTCGGCGACCTCGTCGAATCCGTCCACCCGGCGGGCCGCGCCGAGGCATTCGTGCAGACGGCCCCTGGCTCTGCCCAGGACCGCTTCTTCCGCATCGATCTCGCCCCAGACCACGGCGCGATCGTGCGTCAGCGCGAGGACGCGATCGAGGTCGCCGCGCGTGGCGGCGTCGAGCTGGGCGTGCGCCAGCGTCTCGAGACGCTCGAGCGCGTCGAGCTCCCGCTCGACACCGGCTCGATACGCGGCGAGGAGGCTCGGCAGGTCGCGGTCGGGCATGAACGGCTCCGGCCTATCGGAGGTCGGCGCCCTGCTGCGAGGCGAGGCTCGCCCAGGCGTCGCGGAGCGGTCGGAGGACGCGCAGGCAGTCGTCGAGCGGCGCGGGGGCCAGCGACGTGTTGGCCTGCACGATCTGGTCGACGACGTAGGTGTACAACGAGTCGAGCGAGGCGGCGACCTCGCCGCCGTCGTCCATCGAGAGCGTGCTCTGCAAGTGGGTCACGATGGCGTAGGCTTTGTCGATCGCGGCGCGCTTGGTCACGAGGTCGCGTGCGACCATCGCCGCGCGGGCCTGGGCGATCGAGCTGATGGCCCCGTCGTACAGCATGACCACCAGCTCGACTGGCGACCGGGACGTGACCTGGACTTCCTGGTAGGCCGAGGCGGCTCGAGCCATCGATGCGTGCATACGACGTGGACCTCTTTCGCGGCGTCGGTCAGAAGAGACGATACGCGCTCCCGAGCGAACCGAGCGACGACTGTTGCTGGTTGAGCGCGGCGATGGCCTGGTCGGCCGCGATGAACTCGCGCTGCAGCGCCTCCCGCCTGATCGCCAGGCGGTCTTCCATGGCGCTGATGCGCTTCGAAAGAGCCTGCACCTGGCCGTCGAGGCGCTGCGTGGCGTTCGGCACCAGGCCCCCGGCGCTGGTGTACTGATCGATCGTGCCGACGAGCGTGCCGAATGCGCCTCCCCGCCCATCGGTGCCGCGGAAGACCTGCTCGACGTCGACGCGGCCGCTGGCGACCGCCGCCTCGAAGCGGGTGGCGTCGAACTTCAGCTCGCCCGTGCGGGTCAGCTCGAAGCCCACTTCGGCCAGCGACTCGAAGCGGCCTCCCGCGTAGGCTGTCGTCAGGTCGGTCACGAGCGTTCGCCGCAGGCCGCGCAACAGGGCATCGCGGCCGAGGTTGTTCGTCTCACCCCGGTTGGCCGCGGCCTGCTGCTCGTTGATGAACTTGTTGGCGTCGTTGAAGGCCGTGACGAGGCGCTGGATGAGCGTCTTGACCGAGTCGAGGCTCGCCGTGATGGTCAACGTGACCGGGTTGTCCGGGTCCGCCTTCAGCACCGTGAACGAGGTGCCCGAGATGACCCCGTCGAACACGTTGCTCGAGCTCGTCGCCTCGACGCCGTTGAGCAGGATGCGCGCGTCGGTCGCTTCCTGGGCGTTGGTGGCGGCAAACGAGAAGCCGCTCGTGCCGGAGTCCACGGCGAAGGCCCCGTCGACGCCGGTGTCGCGCCCGGTCAGCATCACCTGATATCCCGTGGAGTTCCTCACCACCGACGCGGTCACGCCGATGCCCTGGGTCCGATTGATCGCTGCCGCGAACT
It includes:
- a CDS encoding peptidoglycan DD-metalloendopeptidase family protein translates to MSIDLLQNVPVPLRTESRPGEAPSEAERARLSAIAQEFEAMLMLQMVRQMRQSLLDEQDDQGLGLGRSTMTDTIDVELARHLAAAGGLGLARGIEEGLWKAARPGDGGAGLVPAGGRPDAIGRGRGPVTLPALGVGPSTVLPSATTGPPSAAASNGEAAFRVPLAERVSSAFGWRSDPFHGQHRFHGGIDIAAAYGREVPTAAPGRVVFAGEQGAYGLLVTVAHADGVTTRYAHLSSVDVKVGQELAAGQVVGRVGQTGRATGPHLHFEVLVDGRRVDPVLVAEGRVPGLKSLGPGVDYPSDRVQVSAGPANGDDHED
- the flgM gene encoding flagellar biosynthesis anti-sigma factor FlgM, translating into MKIDGNRPDQLGAANQAEAAERAQQNRTTRAGRPGGDNADRVDLSPDARLLNSAVAAVKAAPDIRLDVVERAKQKLAVGELGNDPLRLADRMIDSLLSR
- the csrA gene encoding carbon storage regulator CsrA, which gives rise to MLVFTRKRNETIMIGDGVEVRVLRIGREGVRLGVSAPPDVPVHRREIYDQIRDENRRAVPSADAAAQLAERLRRAPMAVKGTE
- a CDS encoding flagellar basal body P-ring protein FlgI, which gives rise to MRRVIALMAVVAAMAWLAPGASAGTGGVVRVKDVATLHGVQPMPLIGYGLVVGLNKTGDRRQTIFSAQTLANMLEKLGVVVPGQQIKVENIAAVLVTAELPPFARPGARLDLTVSAIGDARSLQGGTLIATPLRGPDGSVHALAQGPLTLGGFGGGTGGNSVQVNHLTAGRVPNGGLVQVGQNAVLPDTGLLMLSLLEPDYATASRLADAIAGEFGRGAARAVDPATVAVTVPAEFRGAVADLMARLEPLTLDVDVPARVVINERTGTVVVGANVRIGTAAVAHGNLSVRISTRYAVSQPAPFSDRGETIVVPDEQVEVEETDARLVTLSEGTTLDAVVRALNALGATPRDVIAIMQALKAAGALRADLVII
- a CDS encoding GNAT family N-acetyltransferase, translated to MPEACLAVRHPHDDRLTALVVTTRIAERTAHIAQIVVDPLERARGLGTALVRAAAGAAARAGTTRLSLLVASHNAAARSLYARLGFAEQATFLFADRPRLTRGAGLPQLASGATSPAPTAVADAAQA
- the flgK gene encoding flagellar hook-associated protein FlgK, which gives rise to MSLFGMLSAAARSLDTHRFGLDVVGQNIANVNTQGYTRRVALLADVPPPDRYSAGRGVEVTGLRALRDRFIEQRLRAEVPAEQREAAVAASLSVVEVALGAPGRSIDKNLNDFFDGFARLAEAPTSATARQEVVLQGQTLAAAFRDMAARLEASQRDTDTRVRASVDQINDLATRIARLNASLSGVPPGSGEALHLRDQVNLAVQDLSRLVEVEAIERPDGGWDVSVASGKPLVIGENAYHLSVSTDPATGFAGVLAVDGADITAQVRTGALGGYLHVRDGLVPQYQAALDELAYIVAESVNALHAGGFDVNGDPGGVFFTINVTPVPGFPHRGAAASLAVDAALTAPGGESRVAASATGEVGDNEVARALARLREEPVLGGGTATFNDGWAQLVYRVGRDTSAAFDEQHIRSEVLRQVENLRDAVSGVSLDEEAADMLRFQRAYEANARFFRSVDDTLSVLMRMVGA
- the fliS gene encoding flagellar export chaperone FliS, with protein sequence MHASMARAASAYQEVQVTSRSPVELVVMLYDGAISSIAQARAAMVARDLVTKRAAIDKAYAIVTHLQSTLSMDDGGEVAASLDSLYTYVVDQIVQANTSLAPAPLDDCLRVLRPLRDAWASLASQQGADLR
- the flgA gene encoding flagellar basal body P-ring formation protein FlgA, which encodes MVRRLFLAAWCLALAGGPVAAADGGAPLAVALVAAVQARMGEHVEVTIDQVRVVTAVPEQDGRLFADPQPGSHVGGKVRFALRFIGDDGRLHVGAAECVVRVSGPMARLAHDVERGHVLRPEDIEVVHADVGRMPLQPLDGAVVGHRTRRALRMGEHLRAALVEQVSLVRSGDRLVVRVRVGEVEVTTTAIASQHGQVGEIIRAVNADTGRRLRVRVTGPAEGEVIHAS
- the fliD gene encoding flagellar filament capping protein FliD, whose protein sequence is MGSPITLSGFNNIDFNAVLSAIMQQERLPVAQLETQKKTLESQKTLFSTLASRLGTLRSAVSDLTRLDAFNGTQTTVSDPTRLAVASGSTAPPGTYEVTVLTLARAQVTVSAGGYADRDTTIVAGPGTLTIGGVDVTLDEGVTLEQFAAAINRTQGIGVTASVVRNSTGYQVMLTGRDTGVDGAFAVDSGTSGFSFAATNAQEATDARILLNGVEATSSSNVFDGVISGTSFTVLKADPDNPVTLTITASLDSVKTLIQRLVTAFNDANKFINEQQAAANRGETNNLGRDALLRGLRRTLVTDLTTAYAGGRFESLAEVGFELTRTGELKFDATRFEAAVASGRVDVEQVFRGTDGRGGAFGTLVGTIDQYTSAGGLVPNATQRLDGQVQALSKRISAMEDRLAIRREALQREFIAADQAIAALNQQQSSLGSLGSAYRLF
- a CDS encoding flagellar basal body L-ring protein FlgH: MHPRRRPSAVLVVAALVVFGVAHASAQARGDKPPRPSDNYDELYHRYLSEARATERGPVDGPPAFHWMSGLAFDPRARAVNDLLTIRIVENIEAIGSADSALSKNSSATASVTKLFGLETKFPDWLDPTNLANPRSDSQFKGSGATSRSSELTATMTARVVEVLPNGDLVLEGAREIDINGDRQIIVLTGVVRPNDIGRNNVVMSPAIGQLRIRYFGRGLIRDNLQPGWLVRVLNKVF
- the fliW gene encoding flagellar assembly protein FliW; its protein translation is METSSTAAPDLRVSSPFGEYVVDPRDVVAFPSGVPGFETCRRFVLLSSPSFAPMQLLQSVEGPAASFLVIDPRLVLPQFRAVVGHTDLARLGATETTVLLWLSLVSFDSSGQAYANLRAPIVINPERMLGYQVMPHNSLYPMRHPLASE